A window of the Candidatus Paraluminiphilus aquimaris genome harbors these coding sequences:
- a CDS encoding acyl-CoA carboxylase subunit beta, whose translation MDTTHTNDVTPTLTNPFADRDQDLSPSTDYQAAIKRGVELQALPRTAATAKNIQRQHSKNRMTVWERIEFLVDEAPTILYQNWGPNLDGASLVTAVGRIGGRDVAIYGHDFTVRAGSMDATNGEKLARLFELAGERGIPLIGLNDSAGAYIPAGVGGLDGYAEAFTGLRKISGVVPSIMCMFGFNAGGGSYLPRQGSFLIQPKDTFFGLTGPGVVKSVLGEDITPDELGGPGVHSQTGVTDFVVEDEVAALRKVREILRYLPDNNGQAPSVQVCSDPIDRGTSDIDTLLKTAFESATGFNTPVDSSIVIQQLCDHGDFLEIQEERAKNTITCLGRIGGHVVGFVANNSAVASGQIDVDAALKNARFIRFCNLYNIPVMFLEDTTGFLPGREQEHRGIVQAGRAMLDAIVDLRTPRFLILIRNAFGGAYASYNNYPTGADFVVALPTTRVAVMGPAGVEYVYKDELKAIRASIPQRLEAMKAELLSQGVSDEDAQSQAQSAAADWAKATEADLAKRYEREIMNPEEALSLGSVSQIVMPQELRSVIAKHLMFCLRHYTPEPMSGVQREFH comes from the coding sequence ATGGACACTACTCACACCAATGACGTGACGCCCACGCTCACGAATCCCTTTGCTGACAGGGACCAAGACCTCTCTCCCTCTACTGACTACCAAGCCGCTATAAAGCGGGGTGTTGAGTTGCAAGCGCTGCCCCGCACTGCCGCGACGGCGAAAAACATTCAACGCCAACACAGTAAGAATCGAATGACGGTTTGGGAGCGCATCGAGTTCTTAGTCGATGAGGCGCCCACGATTTTGTATCAGAACTGGGGTCCCAATTTAGACGGTGCGTCTCTGGTGACCGCGGTAGGGCGAATTGGTGGTCGTGACGTTGCTATTTATGGACATGACTTTACCGTTCGCGCCGGCTCCATGGACGCAACGAACGGTGAAAAGCTGGCACGGTTGTTCGAACTGGCTGGAGAGCGAGGCATTCCACTGATCGGACTTAATGACTCAGCAGGTGCCTACATTCCCGCAGGTGTTGGGGGCTTAGATGGCTACGCTGAGGCCTTTACAGGACTGCGTAAAATTTCCGGCGTTGTACCGAGCATTATGTGCATGTTTGGCTTTAATGCCGGCGGTGGTAGTTACCTGCCACGCCAGGGTAGCTTCCTTATTCAACCCAAAGATACCTTTTTTGGCCTAACGGGCCCGGGCGTTGTTAAGTCGGTGCTCGGAGAGGACATAACCCCTGATGAACTGGGGGGGCCTGGCGTTCATAGTCAGACCGGTGTGACCGATTTTGTCGTTGAGGACGAAGTGGCTGCGCTACGAAAGGTTCGAGAGATCCTTCGCTACTTGCCCGATAACAACGGCCAAGCACCGAGTGTTCAGGTGTGTTCTGACCCGATCGATCGAGGTACCAGTGATATTGACACCTTGCTTAAGACAGCCTTCGAGTCGGCAACCGGTTTCAACACACCGGTCGATAGCTCAATAGTGATTCAGCAGCTGTGCGATCACGGCGACTTTCTGGAGATACAGGAGGAGCGGGCTAAAAATACAATTACTTGTCTAGGGCGAATCGGTGGACACGTAGTGGGCTTTGTCGCCAACAACTCTGCCGTGGCTTCTGGTCAGATTGATGTTGATGCGGCGTTAAAAAATGCGCGCTTTATCCGATTTTGCAACCTTTACAATATTCCCGTCATGTTTCTCGAGGACACAACCGGATTCTTACCGGGAAGGGAGCAGGAGCACCGGGGCATTGTTCAAGCTGGGCGGGCAATGCTGGATGCAATCGTTGATCTGCGCACTCCACGCTTTCTTATTCTTATTCGCAATGCCTTTGGCGGCGCTTATGCGTCGTATAACAATTACCCAACAGGTGCAGACTTCGTCGTCGCACTCCCGACAACACGAGTGGCTGTGATGGGTCCAGCAGGTGTTGAGTACGTTTATAAAGATGAGCTAAAAGCGATTCGCGCATCCATTCCTCAGCGCCTTGAAGCGATGAAAGCGGAGTTGCTCTCACAAGGTGTTTCGGATGAGGACGCGCAGTCTCAAGCACAGAGCGCAGCGGCCGATTGGGCAAAAGCGACCGAGGCCGATTTGGCGAAACGCTATGAGAGAGAAATCATGAATCCGGAAGAGGCATTAAGCCTCGGATCTGTCTCACAGATTGTGATGCCGCAAGAGCTCCGTTCGGTCATTGCGAAACATCTTATGTTTTGTCTCCGCCATTACACACCTGAGCCAATGTCTGGCGTTCAGCGTGAATTCCATTAA
- a CDS encoding biotin/lipoyl-containing protein, with protein sequence MSNEHYLHNSLIHQDRRLGASDNDWVKQFDCTHIKPLIICRGPIRKEAMDVFDEMGIDNYGILLSEKDSIVYPRAIAPELRTITDPSRVHRVSDYSGVDKADREARIQEIIQIAHDKGYNAIFAGYGFMAEDEAMVASMENAGLNFIGPCSRTVRQAGLKDEAKRTALKAGVSVTPGVDNATALTLLKKYPTAQALTALCADRGLSEVDLDTDDVEELADRVLTASYKAGIDIYSIDELIATLKEAVEGMNKKYPNNRVRLKAIGGGGGKGQRIVERGESARTGELVKEILQEVKASGVGDNKNVLVELNIESTRHQEIQVIGNGDWCMTLGGRDCSLQMHEQKLLEVSVTRESLLEAADEVSAAGLSEEAAVLKADVVTLDTMEEEASRFGGAVGLDSVSTFECIVDTDSHFFMEMNTRIQVEHRVSELCYALEFSNPDDPTQSFIVNSLVEAMVLLAAHGPALPKPNRVLRNNDSLEARMNATNDALQPHAGGQIEHWSDAVAGEIRDDQGICVHNPDTDVFMKYTLAGAYDSNIALILSVGDSRLTSYERMAEILRVTTLRGRDLSTNLNFHYGLVHWFLNRTVHARPTTKFIVPYLTAVGELAQDAKKIDLEAAWKVYSQRNSDTPGSVLEAKKTLILRPLQKLLDCPHTLSGWLSANKDAFSVDGDKITFAENPIDILVDTYHFLNLDDEGRAAASEQIWSHDAEILDTADAFYLDAINELDVDTWDELCGAFGAQAPEGVDADTWTAIQGAHKGHQAGLSLLLLLPALAHKTGFYDLCVNRDLSIFIPERLLDDDHQEAMAKALAPPPVANADEIVATSGGMFYGREAPGEPLYAEAGTTFKAGDPLFIVEVMKMFNKVNAPFDGVVDEVLVEGDGVIIKKGQPIFKVTPSERPEVLSEAEIRARREASTAVLMDAIA encoded by the coding sequence GTGTCAAACGAACACTATTTGCATAATTCGCTGATTCATCAGGACCGACGTCTTGGTGCCAGTGATAACGATTGGGTTAAGCAATTTGATTGCACCCACATAAAACCTCTCATCATTTGTCGTGGCCCTATCCGAAAAGAAGCCATGGACGTGTTTGATGAGATGGGTATCGATAATTACGGGATCTTGCTCTCCGAAAAGGATTCGATTGTCTATCCGAGAGCTATTGCACCCGAATTGAGAACGATCACAGATCCCAGTCGGGTTCATCGAGTAAGCGATTATTCCGGCGTTGATAAGGCCGATCGTGAAGCGCGCATTCAGGAGATCATTCAGATCGCGCACGACAAGGGTTACAACGCCATCTTTGCTGGTTATGGGTTCATGGCCGAAGATGAGGCGATGGTTGCATCGATGGAAAATGCCGGCCTTAACTTTATCGGGCCGTGCTCGCGAACGGTGCGTCAAGCTGGTCTAAAAGACGAGGCTAAGCGAACGGCGCTAAAGGCCGGTGTATCGGTTACGCCGGGTGTCGATAACGCAACAGCACTAACGCTGCTGAAGAAATACCCAACAGCCCAAGCACTCACGGCGCTGTGCGCCGATCGAGGCCTCAGTGAGGTTGATTTGGATACAGACGATGTCGAGGAGCTTGCCGACAGGGTGCTGACTGCCTCTTACAAAGCGGGTATCGACATCTACTCAATTGACGAGCTCATTGCTACGCTGAAAGAGGCGGTTGAGGGCATGAATAAAAAGTACCCGAACAACCGGGTACGTCTAAAAGCCATTGGTGGCGGCGGTGGTAAGGGCCAGCGCATTGTTGAGCGGGGCGAGTCGGCACGAACAGGGGAGCTCGTTAAAGAGATACTGCAAGAGGTGAAGGCCTCCGGTGTTGGCGACAATAAAAACGTTCTAGTAGAGCTCAACATCGAATCGACCCGTCACCAAGAGATTCAAGTTATCGGCAATGGCGATTGGTGCATGACTCTGGGTGGCCGTGACTGTTCGCTGCAGATGCACGAGCAAAAATTACTGGAAGTTTCCGTAACGCGCGAGTCTTTACTCGAGGCAGCAGACGAGGTCTCGGCCGCGGGCCTGAGCGAAGAGGCGGCGGTTTTGAAGGCAGATGTCGTCACGCTCGACACAATGGAAGAAGAGGCCTCGCGATTCGGTGGGGCCGTCGGTCTTGATTCGGTATCCACGTTTGAATGCATTGTCGACACCGACAGTCACTTTTTTATGGAGATGAATACGCGGATTCAGGTGGAGCATCGCGTGTCTGAGCTTTGTTACGCGCTGGAGTTCAGCAACCCCGACGACCCCACCCAGAGCTTCATCGTCAACTCGTTGGTGGAAGCCATGGTGCTGCTGGCAGCTCACGGGCCAGCGCTACCAAAGCCCAATCGCGTGCTGCGGAATAACGACAGCTTAGAAGCCCGGATGAACGCCACAAATGACGCCCTACAGCCGCACGCTGGCGGTCAAATTGAGCATTGGTCGGACGCAGTAGCGGGCGAAATACGCGACGATCAGGGTATTTGCGTCCACAATCCAGACACTGATGTCTTCATGAAGTACACCTTGGCGGGTGCTTACGACTCAAATATCGCATTGATTCTAAGTGTTGGGGATTCACGGCTCACGTCTTACGAGAGAATGGCGGAGATACTGCGAGTCACCACTTTGCGTGGTCGAGATCTGAGTACCAACCTCAATTTCCATTACGGGCTGGTGCATTGGTTCTTGAATCGAACGGTTCACGCGCGTCCTACGACGAAGTTCATCGTCCCTTACCTGACAGCGGTGGGCGAGTTAGCTCAGGATGCGAAAAAGATCGACCTCGAGGCGGCCTGGAAAGTTTACAGCCAGCGCAATAGCGATACACCAGGGTCCGTCTTGGAGGCTAAGAAAACGCTTATCCTGCGGCCACTGCAGAAGCTGCTTGACTGTCCGCATACGCTTTCGGGGTGGCTAAGCGCCAATAAAGATGCGTTTAGTGTGGATGGCGACAAAATTACGTTCGCTGAAAACCCAATCGACATCTTGGTTGATACCTACCACTTCCTCAATCTTGATGATGAGGGTCGGGCTGCCGCCTCAGAGCAAATTTGGTCCCACGATGCTGAAATACTCGATACGGCGGACGCCTTTTATCTGGATGCGATAAATGAGCTCGACGTCGATACCTGGGACGAGTTGTGTGGCGCCTTTGGTGCTCAAGCGCCCGAAGGCGTTGACGCCGATACCTGGACCGCCATTCAAGGTGCTCATAAAGGTCATCAGGCGGGACTTTCGCTCTTACTCTTGTTGCCCGCATTGGCCCACAAGACGGGGTTCTATGACCTTTGTGTTAATAGGGACCTCAGCATCTTTATTCCAGAGCGCTTGCTCGATGACGACCACCAAGAGGCGATGGCCAAAGCACTGGCTCCACCACCTGTGGCAAATGCTGATGAGATCGTCGCAACCAGCGGCGGGATGTTCTATGGTCGTGAGGCGCCGGGTGAGCCGCTTTATGCGGAGGCAGGCACAACGTTCAAAGCGGGCGATCCCTTGTTCATCGTTGAAGTCATGAAGATGTTTAACAAGGTCAACGCACCGTTTGATGGGGTAGTGGATGAGGTGCTGGTCGAGGGTGATGGCGTAATCATCAAGAAAGGTCAGCCGATCTTCAAGGTCACACCCAGTGAACGCCCAGAAGTCCTTTCCGAGGCAGAAATTCGCGCCCGTCGCGAGGCCAGCACCGCAGTATTAATGGACGCTATTGCCTAA
- the mce gene encoding methylmalonyl-CoA epimerase, giving the protein MITGLDHIAIAVPDLEAAIERFMTDFELDYQGTEPVEAAKTTTAFFPLPPSSIELVHPLGGEGPIAKYLEKRGGGIHHLCFRTNDIDADVARLKGKGYQFLSDAPTPGAHGARVIFIHPKSCDGVLVELSQPQEDH; this is encoded by the coding sequence ATGATTACAGGTTTAGACCACATAGCCATAGCCGTCCCTGATTTAGAGGCCGCTATCGAGCGTTTCATGACTGACTTTGAACTCGATTACCAGGGAACGGAGCCCGTAGAGGCAGCCAAAACGACAACCGCCTTTTTCCCTTTACCGCCGTCGAGCATCGAGTTGGTTCATCCCTTGGGTGGTGAAGGTCCCATCGCGAAATATCTCGAAAAGCGCGGCGGCGGCATACACCACCTCTGTTTTAGAACCAATGATATCGATGCGGATGTCGCACGCTTAAAAGGCAAAGGTTATCAATTCCTGAGTGATGCACCGACGCCCGGAGCACATGGCGCGCGCGTCATCTTTATCCACCCCAAAAGCTGTGATGGCGTGCTAGTCGAACTCTCGCAGCCACAGGAAGACCATTAA
- the scpA gene encoding methylmalonyl-CoA mutase, with product MSIYDPSKANKENWASLVEKQSKGITPDEFTWFTPEDIPMKVLYTAEDTAELPYTDTMPGMSPYIRGPQATMYAGRRWTIRQYAGFSTAEESNAFYRKALAAGGQGVSVAFDLATHRGYDSDHPRVAGDVGKAGVAVDSVEDMKVLFDGIPLDKVSVSMTMNGAVLPVLAGYIVAAEEQGVGAEALAGTIQNDILKEFMVRNTYIYPPSPSMRIIGDIIAYCSKNMPRFNTISISGYHMQEAGANAALELAYTLADGKEYIRTAIAAGLNIDDFAPRLSFFWGIGMNFYMEIAKMRAARLLWAEIVGEFSPENPKSSMLRTHCQTSGWSLTEQDPYNNIVRTTIEAMAAVFGGTQSLHTNALDEAIALPSDFAARIARNTQLVLQEETGISQVVDPWGGSYMMESLTNEIAEKARALIEEVEDAGGMAQAIETGLPKLRIEEAAAKKQARIDRGEDVIVGVNKYQIDEQDPVDILEVDNDAVRDSQVARLKHIRETRDAAAVSACLDALSAAAETGDGNLLELAVNATRHRATVGEISGALEKHFGRFVASAQTVSGVYGAAYEQDEDWKQISMDIEGFVAQHGRRPRLLVAKMGQDGHDRGAKVVATAFADVGFDVDLSPMFSTPEEVARQAVENDVHIVGASSLAAGHKTLVPQLIDALKAEGAEDIVVIAGGVIPQQDYQYLYDAGVTLIFGPGTPIPEAARKVLDAVNANR from the coding sequence ATGTCGATTTATGACCCCAGTAAAGCGAACAAAGAGAATTGGGCTTCGCTCGTAGAGAAGCAGAGCAAGGGCATAACGCCTGACGAGTTTACGTGGTTTACGCCCGAGGACATCCCCATGAAAGTCCTCTACACGGCTGAGGACACCGCTGAACTACCCTACACCGATACAATGCCCGGTATGAGCCCCTACATCCGGGGCCCTCAGGCAACGATGTATGCGGGTCGGCGCTGGACCATTCGGCAGTATGCAGGATTCTCGACGGCTGAGGAGAGTAATGCCTTTTACCGCAAGGCGCTTGCGGCAGGAGGGCAGGGTGTCTCGGTCGCCTTTGATCTAGCGACGCATCGAGGTTATGACTCAGACCACCCACGTGTTGCGGGTGATGTGGGAAAGGCGGGCGTCGCGGTTGATTCTGTCGAAGATATGAAGGTGCTCTTCGACGGTATTCCACTCGACAAGGTGTCGGTCTCGATGACCATGAATGGCGCCGTTCTTCCGGTTCTGGCCGGCTATATTGTGGCGGCTGAGGAACAGGGCGTTGGGGCAGAAGCGCTCGCTGGGACCATTCAGAATGACATTCTTAAGGAATTCATGGTCCGCAATACCTATATTTACCCGCCGTCACCGAGTATGCGCATCATCGGGGACATCATTGCTTATTGTTCTAAGAACATGCCGCGGTTTAATACGATCTCGATTTCTGGCTACCATATGCAAGAGGCCGGTGCGAATGCGGCTCTCGAGTTGGCTTACACGTTAGCTGATGGAAAGGAGTACATCCGAACCGCCATTGCGGCCGGTCTGAATATCGACGATTTTGCGCCCAGACTCTCTTTTTTCTGGGGAATTGGCATGAACTTCTACATGGAAATCGCCAAGATGCGCGCAGCGCGACTTTTATGGGCCGAGATTGTGGGCGAGTTCTCACCTGAGAATCCGAAAAGTTCAATGTTACGCACGCACTGCCAAACTTCGGGATGGTCGCTGACCGAGCAAGACCCTTATAACAACATCGTGAGAACGACGATCGAGGCCATGGCGGCCGTATTTGGAGGCACCCAGAGTCTGCATACGAATGCGCTCGATGAGGCCATTGCGTTGCCGTCGGATTTCGCGGCGCGGATAGCCCGAAATACACAGCTCGTTCTGCAAGAAGAGACTGGCATAAGCCAGGTCGTCGATCCCTGGGGCGGCTCGTACATGATGGAGTCGCTAACCAATGAGATAGCCGAAAAGGCTCGGGCGTTGATCGAAGAGGTAGAAGATGCCGGGGGCATGGCGCAGGCCATTGAAACGGGTCTTCCTAAACTGCGCATTGAGGAGGCGGCAGCCAAGAAACAAGCGCGGATTGATCGAGGCGAGGACGTCATTGTTGGTGTCAATAAGTATCAAATTGATGAACAAGATCCGGTCGATATTCTTGAAGTCGACAATGATGCAGTGCGCGACTCTCAGGTAGCGCGATTGAAGCACATTCGGGAAACGCGGGACGCTGCTGCGGTTTCTGCCTGTCTCGACGCACTGTCGGCGGCGGCTGAAACGGGTGATGGCAATCTGTTGGAGCTGGCGGTCAATGCGACGCGGCATCGTGCTACGGTAGGGGAGATTTCAGGAGCGCTGGAGAAGCATTTCGGTCGGTTTGTCGCCAGTGCGCAGACGGTATCGGGTGTTTATGGTGCGGCCTATGAACAGGATGAAGACTGGAAACAAATTTCCATGGATATAGAAGGCTTTGTTGCACAACACGGCAGACGACCCAGACTGTTGGTAGCAAAAATGGGGCAGGATGGTCACGATCGCGGTGCCAAGGTCGTCGCTACCGCATTCGCTGACGTCGGCTTCGACGTCGATTTGTCTCCGATGTTCTCCACGCCTGAGGAGGTTGCTCGTCAAGCCGTTGAGAATGATGTGCATATTGTAGGCGCATCGAGCTTGGCCGCTGGTCATAAAACACTCGTGCCGCAACTTATCGATGCGCTCAAAGCAGAGGGAGCGGAGGATATCGTTGTCATAGCCGGTGGGGTAATCCCCCAGCAAGATTATCAATATCTTTACGACGCAGGTGTCACACTCATCTTTGGTCCAGGAACGCCGATTCCTGAAGCAGCACGAAAGGTGCTAGATGCCGTCAACGCCAACCGCTGA
- the meaB gene encoding methylmalonyl Co-A mutase-associated GTPase MeaB, which produces MPSTPTAESILSGNRRALAKAITLIESSRPEDREASQVLLNQLLPQTGNSLRVGITGVPGVGKSTFIEAFGQYLISQGHKVAVLAVDPSSPMAGGSILGDKTRMERLSREADAFIRPSPAGRALGGVALKTRESMLLCEAAGFDVVLVETVGVGQSEHQVGSMVDFFLMLLLPGGGDELQGIKKGILELADAIMINKADGESSSLARKTKLHYQSAMSLLASNDFWKPEVHTCSALEQDGIAECWAMMKRYREQGTQRGALERRRAEQNLQWMSQLTDEMLRQQLSDNAEIQQVLPTIKEKVSTGTLTPVSAAIDIINMLGSRS; this is translated from the coding sequence ATGCCGTCAACGCCAACCGCTGAAAGCATTCTTTCGGGTAACAGACGAGCCCTTGCTAAGGCGATAACCCTTATCGAGAGCTCACGTCCCGAAGACCGAGAGGCCTCACAGGTTCTTTTAAATCAACTACTCCCGCAGACCGGAAACAGTCTCAGAGTGGGTATCACGGGTGTCCCGGGTGTTGGGAAATCGACCTTTATTGAAGCGTTTGGGCAATATTTAATCTCGCAGGGGCACAAGGTCGCCGTCTTGGCAGTGGATCCCAGTTCCCCTATGGCTGGCGGCTCTATTCTGGGTGACAAGACTCGAATGGAGCGGTTGTCCCGTGAGGCCGATGCATTTATACGACCGTCTCCTGCAGGAAGAGCACTAGGCGGTGTCGCGCTGAAAACCCGAGAGTCCATGTTGCTTTGTGAGGCGGCGGGCTTTGACGTGGTTCTGGTTGAAACCGTGGGTGTCGGGCAGTCTGAGCATCAAGTTGGCAGCATGGTCGATTTCTTTCTCATGCTCCTACTTCCTGGAGGAGGAGACGAACTCCAAGGCATTAAGAAAGGTATTTTAGAGCTTGCCGATGCAATCATGATTAATAAAGCCGATGGCGAGAGTTCGAGTCTTGCGAGAAAAACCAAGCTTCACTACCAAAGCGCTATGTCGCTCCTTGCAAGTAATGATTTCTGGAAACCCGAGGTTCACACGTGCTCTGCGTTAGAACAGGATGGGATCGCGGAATGCTGGGCAATGATGAAGCGTTATCGGGAGCAGGGTACGCAAAGGGGCGCGTTGGAGCGTCGCCGCGCAGAACAAAATCTCCAGTGGATGTCGCAACTTACAGACGAGATGTTACGACAGCAACTGAGTGATAACGCTGAGATCCAGCAGGTTTTGCCCACGATAAAAGAAAAGGTAAGCACCGGAACGTTGACGCCGGTCAGTGCGGCGATCGACATCATCAATATGCTCGGTTCGAGGTCATAG
- a CDS encoding Rieske (2Fe-2S) protein: MRFLALDKLINIEDGYRKRFKIDSLELILAKEGDEFFAFGAVCPHQEQSLDEAMIENQTVICPRHNFGFSLQSGAHVEGFCSSLPVYTVHFEGNEVGIILAS, encoded by the coding sequence ATGCGTTTCCTGGCACTGGATAAGCTTATCAACATTGAGGATGGCTACCGCAAGCGATTTAAGATCGATTCACTGGAGCTTATTTTGGCGAAAGAGGGCGACGAATTTTTCGCCTTTGGCGCAGTATGCCCGCATCAGGAACAATCACTCGATGAGGCCATGATCGAGAATCAGACAGTAATCTGTCCGCGACACAACTTTGGTTTTTCCTTGCAGTCCGGGGCTCACGTTGAGGGTTTTTGCTCGTCGCTACCCGTCTATACCGTTCACTTCGAGGGAAATGAGGTCGGTATTATACTGGCGTCTTAG